The nucleotide sequence ATGGAATTTGATTACTAGGGGAATGTAAGTTACTCGCATCTCCCGCTAAACCTAAAGTAAAAACTGGGGGATGCTCAAGAATCCAAATTTCATCTGAGGTGTCACTACCTCGTTGCTGCGTAAAATCCCGCATCGCTTGATACGTTGACTCGTATTCAGCTACCCCCAAATGTTTTACTAAAAAACTCATGCAAATAATTTAGAGGACAACACTAACTAAGGGATGGGTGGATAAGGTGCGATACAACTCATCTAACTGCTCTCGACTAGTGGCAGTAATTGGTAATGTAATGCCTAGATAATTTCCATCTTTTGAGGGTCGCTGCTCAACCTTACTCTCATCAAATGTAGGATCAAATTGACGGGCAATGTGCAAGATTGCAGGTAGGTATTCTGGATTGGACTTACCCATTACCTTGATTGGAAACTCTGATGGGTATTCAATGAGGGATTTTTTATCTTCAGTCATATTCTTTTAACTTTTCTATTAACTCTATTGATTGCGATGATCAGGCATACCTAACCAAGCGCTAGTAATGATGTTGCGAATGCAATGTAAACGTCGATGGAAAAAATGATCGGCACCTGGCACTACTTGCACTGTTAATTCTTGAGGACGCGCCCAATCTAAGACATCGATCAAGGGAATGGTTTCATCCAACTCGCCATGAATCAAAATC is from Polynucleobacter sp. MG-Unter2-18 and encodes:
- a CDS encoding YbeD family protein gives rise to the protein MTEDKKSLIEYPSEFPIKVMGKSNPEYLPAILHIARQFDPTFDESKVEQRPSKDGNYLGITLPITATSREQLDELYRTLSTHPLVSVVL